A window of the Streptococcus sp. 116-D4 genome harbors these coding sequences:
- a CDS encoding IS30 family transposase, which translates to MTKHKHLTLSDRNDIQLGLERGETFKAIGQSILKDPTTVSKEVKRNRQVRESTCDNLPCPLLDKAPFVCNGCPKRRQNCGYKKIFYLAKQAQKQYEKILVEAREGTPLNSKTFWEMDKIISDGVKKGQHIYHILKTHNLDVSSSTVYRHIRKGYLSIAPIDLTRAVKFKERRKSKLPSIPKEAKKGRSYEDFQNYLTLNQLDSWLEMDTVMGRTGGKVLLTFNLSFCNFIFARLLDNKTALEVTKHFYDIKNTFHQADKDFFQFFPVILTDNGGEFARVDDIEMDVRGESKLFFCDPNRSDQKGRIEKNHTLIRDILPKGTSFDNLTQEDINLVCSHVNSVKRAALNGKSSYELFAFTYGEEIPELLGISNIPAEDVCQSSTLLQHKF; encoded by the coding sequence ATGACAAAACATAAACACCTTACCCTTTCAGACCGTAATGATATCCAATTAGGCTTAGAACGCGGTGAAACCTTCAAAGCTATTGGACAATCCATTCTAAAAGACCCAACTACTGTTTCCAAAGAAGTCAAACGAAACAGACAAGTCCGAGAGTCTACATGCGATAATCTTCCCTGCCCTCTACTCGACAAGGCTCCCTTTGTCTGTAATGGATGCCCTAAAAGAAGACAAAATTGTGGCTATAAGAAGATCTTCTACCTCGCTAAACAAGCTCAAAAACAGTACGAAAAAATTCTTGTAGAAGCTCGTGAAGGAACTCCTCTCAATTCCAAGACCTTCTGGGAAATGGATAAAATCATTTCTGATGGGGTTAAAAAGGGACAACACATCTACCATATTCTGAAAACTCATAACCTTGATGTCAGCTCCTCAACTGTCTATCGACACATCCGGAAAGGATACCTATCTATCGCTCCGATTGACCTAACCAGAGCCGTTAAATTCAAAGAAAGACGGAAAAGTAAGCTACCTTCCATCCCTAAAGAAGCTAAAAAAGGTCGTTCCTATGAGGATTTCCAAAACTATTTAACCCTTAATCAACTAGACTCTTGGCTGGAAATGGACACCGTTATGGGCCGAACCGGAGGAAAAGTCCTACTCACCTTCAATCTCTCTTTCTGTAACTTTATCTTCGCTAGACTTCTGGATAATAAAACTGCCCTTGAGGTTACCAAACACTTCTATGACATCAAAAACACTTTTCACCAAGCGGACAAAGATTTCTTCCAATTTTTCCCTGTCATTCTAACAGATAATGGTGGAGAGTTTGCCAGGGTTGATGATATCGAAATGGATGTGCGAGGAGAGAGTAAGCTTTTCTTTTGTGACCCTAATCGCTCTGACCAGAAAGGGAGAATTGAGAAAAATCACACGCTGATTCGCGACATTCTACCTAAAGGAACTTCCTTTGACAATTTAACGCAAGAGGATATTAATCTCGTCTGTTCGCATGTCAACAGTGTCAAACGTGCTGCTTTGAATGGAAAGTCTTCTTATGAGCTCTTTGCCTTTACTTACGGAGAAGAGATTCCTGAACTTCTCGGCATTTCTAACATACCTGCAGAAGACGTCTGTCAATCTTCTACATTACTCCAACATAAGTTCTAA
- a CDS encoding ABC transporter permease — protein sequence MNPIQRAWAYVSRKRLRSFILFLILLVLLAGISACLTLMKSNKTVETNLYKSLNTSFSIKKIENGQTFKLSDLASVSKIKGLETVSPELETVAKLKDKEAVSGEQSVERDDLSAADKNLVSLTALEDSSKDVTFTSSAFNLKEGRHLQKGDAKKILIHEELAKKNGLSLHDKIGLDAGQSETGKGQTVEFEIIGTFSGKKQEKFTGLSSDFSENYVFTDYESSQTLLGNSEPQVSAARFYVENPKEMDGLMKQVENLSLENQGYQVEKENKAFEQIKESVATFQTFLTIFLYGMLIAGAGALILVLSLWLRERVYEVGILLALGKGKSSIFLQFCLEVVLVSLGALLPAFAAGNAITTYLLQTLLASGDQASLQDTLAKASSLSTSILSFAESYVFLVLLSCLSVALCFLFLFRKSPKEILSSIS from the coding sequence ATGAATCCAATCCAAAGAGCTTGGGCTTATGTCAGCAGAAAACGACTGAGAAGTTTTATTTTATTTCTGATTTTATTGGTCCTATTGGCTGGAATTTCAGCCTGTTTGACTCTGATGAAGTCCAACAAAACAGTTGAAACCAATCTTTACAAATCACTCAACACCTCTTTTTCTATTAAGAAGATAGAGAATGGTCAGACTTTCAAGTTGTCAGACCTAGCATCTGTAAGCAAGATTAAGGGACTGGAAACTGTCTCTCCTGAACTCGAGACGGTCGCAAAACTAAAAGACAAGGAAGCAGTGAGTGGCGAGCAGAGCGTGGAGCGTGATGATTTGTCAGCTGCGGACAAGAATTTGGTTAGCTTAACGGCTCTTGAGGATTCATCCAAGGATGTGACCTTCACCAGCTCAGCTTTCAATCTAAAGGAAGGACGACACCTTCAAAAAGGAGATGCAAAGAAAATCCTTATCCACGAAGAGTTGGCTAAGAAGAACGGTCTTTCGCTTCATGACAAGATTGGTTTAGATGCTGGGCAGTCAGAAACTGGTAAAGGACAAACAGTAGAGTTTGAGATTATCGGCACTTTTTCTGGTAAAAAACAAGAGAAATTTACAGGCTTATCTTCTGACTTCAGTGAAAACTATGTCTTTACAGACTATGAAAGTAGCCAGACCCTTTTGGGGAATAGTGAACCGCAAGTCAGTGCAGCGCGCTTTTATGTAGAAAATCCTAAGGAAATGGACGGACTCATGAAGCAGGTAGAAAACTTGTCTTTGGAAAATCAAGGCTATCAAGTCGAAAAGGAAAACAAGGCTTTTGAACAAATCAAAGAATCAGTTGCAACCTTCCAAACCTTCCTGACCATCTTCCTTTATGGGATGTTGATAGCCGGAGCAGGAGCCTTAATTTTGGTTTTGTCTCTCTGGTTGAGAGAAAGGGTCTACGAAGTGGGAATTTTACTGGCACTTGGAAAAGGCAAGAGCTCGATCTTCCTACAGTTCTGTTTAGAGGTGGTTTTGGTATCTCTCGGTGCTTTGCTTCCAGCATTTGCTGCAGGAAACGCAATCACAACTTACCTACTCCAAACTCTATTAGCAAGTGGAGACCAGGCAAGCTTACAAGACACGCTAGCCAAAGCAAGCAGTCTATCAACCAGCATCCTATCTTTTGCAGAATCCTATGTTTTTCTAGTTCTGCTCAGTTGCTTATCTGTAGCCCTTTGTTTCCTATTCTTATTTAGAAAATCGCCGAAAGAAATTTTATCATCTATTAGTTAA
- the vex2 gene encoding ABC transporter ATP-binding subunit Vex2, translated as MTLLQLQDVTYRYKNTAEAVLYQINYNFEPGKFYSIIGESGAGKSTLLSLLAGLDSPVEGSILFQGEDIRKKGYSYHRMHHISLVFQNYNLIDYLSPLENIRLVNKKASKDTLLELSLDESQIKRNVLQLSGGQQQRVAIARSLVSEAPVILADEPTGNLDPKTAGDIVELLKSLAQKTGKCVIVVTHSKEVAQASDITLELKDKKLTEI; from the coding sequence ATGACTTTGTTACAATTACAAGATGTTACCTACCGTTATAAGAACACTGCTGAGGCAGTCCTATATCAGATCAATTATAATTTTGAACCTGGCAAATTTTACAGTATTATTGGGGAGTCAGGAGCAGGAAAATCAACTCTCTTATCCCTCCTCGCTGGTCTAGATAGTCCTGTTGAAGGTTCTATCCTTTTCCAAGGAGAGGATATTCGTAAGAAAGGTTATTCTTACCATCGCATGCACCATATTTCTCTGGTCTTTCAAAATTATAACTTGATAGATTATCTTTCTCCACTAGAAAATATCCGCTTGGTCAACAAAAAGGCAAGCAAGGATACACTTCTTGAACTTAGTCTGGATGAAAGTCAGATCAAGCGAAATGTTCTCCAGTTATCAGGTGGTCAACAACAACGTGTTGCCATTGCTCGTAGCTTGGTATCAGAAGCTCCAGTTATCTTGGCTGATGAGCCAACAGGAAATTTGGACCCTAAGACTGCTGGAGATATTGTCGAACTGCTCAAATCACTTGCCCAGAAAACAGGTAAATGTGTAATCGTCGTAACCCACAGTAAAGAAGTGGCACAAGCGTCAGATATTACACTTGAGTTGAAGGACAAGAAACTGACTGAAATATAG
- the vex3 gene encoding ABC transporter permease subunit Vex3: MLHNAFAYVTRKFFKSIVIFLIILLMASLSLVGLSIKGATAKASQETFKNITNSFSMQINRRVNQGTPRGAGNIKGEDIKKITENKAIESYVKRINAIGDLTGYELIETPETKKNLTPDRAQRFGSSLMITGVNDSSKEDKFVSGSYKLVEGEHLTNDDKDKILLHKDLAAKYGWKVGDKVKLDSNIYDADNEKGAKETVEVTIKGLFDGHNKSAVTYSQELYENTAITDIHTAAKLYGYTEDTAIYGDATFFVTADKNLDDVMKELNGISGIDWKSYTLVKSSSNYPALEQSISGMYKMANLLFWGSLSFSVLLLALLLSLWINARRKEVGILLSIGLKKASILGQFITESILIAIPALVSAYFLATYTARAIGNTVLANVTSGVAKQASKAAQTSNLGGGAEVDGFSKTLSSLDISIQTSDFIIVFVLALVLVVLVMALASSNLLRKQPKELLLDSE; the protein is encoded by the coding sequence ATGTTACACAACGCATTTGCCTACGTTACAAGGAAGTTTTTCAAATCAATTGTCATCTTCCTGATTATTCTTCTCATGGCGAGCTTGAGTTTGGTTGGCTTGTCAATCAAGGGAGCTACTGCCAAGGCTTCTCAGGAGACCTTTAAAAATATCACCAACAGCTTCTCCATGCAAATCAATCGTCGCGTCAATCAAGGAACGCCACGTGGTGCTGGGAATATCAAGGGTGAAGATATCAAAAAAATTACCGAAAATAAGGCCATTGAGTCTTATGTGAAACGCATTAACGCTATCGGAGATTTGACTGGATATGAACTGATCGAAACGCCAGAAACCAAGAAAAATCTGACACCTGACCGTGCTCAACGTTTTGGAAGTAGCTTGATGATTACAGGTGTCAATGACTCCTCCAAAGAAGACAAGTTTGTCTCTGGTTCTTATAAACTGGTCGAAGGAGAGCACTTAACAAACGACGACAAGGACAAGATTCTCCTGCACAAGGACTTGGCAGCCAAATACGGCTGGAAAGTAGGGGACAAGGTCAAACTAGACTCTAATATCTACGATGCAGACAATGAAAAAGGTGCCAAGGAAACAGTCGAAGTGACAATCAAGGGACTCTTTGATGGTCACAATAAGTCAGCAGTAACCTACTCACAAGAACTCTATGAAAATACAGCTATCACAGACATTCACACTGCTGCAAAACTTTATGGATACACAGAAGACACAGCTATTTATGGGGACGCAACCTTCTTTGTAACAGCAGACAAGAACTTGGATGATGTTATGAAAGAGTTGAATGGCATCAGTGGTATCGACTGGAAGAGCTATACACTGGTGAAGAGCTCCTCTAACTACCCAGCTCTTGAGCAATCTATCTCTGGTATGTACAAGATGGCTAATCTCCTATTCTGGGGAAGCTTGAGCTTCTCAGTTCTTCTCCTTGCCCTCCTGCTTAGCCTTTGGATCAACGCCCGCCGTAAGGAAGTGGGAATTCTCCTCTCTATCGGTCTCAAGAAGGCAAGTATCTTGGGTCAATTTATCACTGAATCCATCTTGATTGCCATCCCTGCTCTCGTTTCTGCTTACTTCTTAGCTACTTACACAGCGCGTGCAATCGGAAATACTGTTCTTGCTAATGTCACTTCAGGTGTTGCCAAACAGGCTAGCAAGGCGGCTCAAACATCTAACCTTGGTGGTGGTGCTGAAGTAGATGGCTTTAGCAAGACCTTGTCGAGCCTAGATATTTCTATTCAGACATCAGACTTTATCATCGTCTTTGTCCTTGCCTTGGTTCTAGTGGTTCTCGTTATGGCGCTTGCTTCAAGCAATCTCCTCAGAAAACAACCAAAAGAGCTTCTGCTGGATAGCGAATAA
- the vncR gene encoding response regulator transcription factor VncR, with protein MKILIVEDEEMIREGVSDYLTDCGYETIEAADGQEALEKFSSYEVALVLLDIQMPKLNGLEVLAEIRKTSQVPVLMLTAFQDEEYKMSAFASLADGYLEKPFSLSLLKVRVDAIFKRYYDTGRIFSYKDAKVDFESYSASLAGEEVAINAKELEILDYLVKNEGRALTRSQIIDAVWKATDEVPFDRVIDVYIKELRKKLGLDCILTVRNVGYKLERK; from the coding sequence ATGAAAATTTTAATTGTAGAAGATGAAGAAATGATCCGTGAGGGGGTCAGTGATTATTTGACGGATTGTGGTTATGAAACCATTGAGGCGGCAGACGGGCAAGAAGCTTTAGAAAAATTTTCCAGCTATGAGGTAGCCTTAGTTTTACTGGATATCCAGATGCCTAAGCTCAATGGTCTAGAAGTGCTAGCTGAGATTCGCAAAACCAGTCAGGTTCCTGTCTTGATGTTGACCGCCTTTCAGGATGAGGAATACAAGATGAGTGCTTTTGCTTCTCTAGCAGATGGCTATCTGGAAAAGCCTTTTTCTCTGTCCCTCTTAAAAGTGAGGGTGGACGCGATTTTTAAGCGCTATTATGATACGGGAAGAATCTTTTCTTACAAGGATGCCAAGGTGGACTTTGAGAGCTACAGTGCCAGCCTAGCAGGTGAGGAAGTAGCTATCAATGCTAAAGAGTTGGAAATTCTGGACTATCTGGTAAAAAATGAAGGACGGGCCTTGACCCGATCTCAGATTATTGATGCCGTCTGGAAAGCGACAGATGAGGTTCCCTTTGACCGTGTCATTGATGTTTATATCAAGGAACTGCGGAAAAAGCTAGGCTTGGACTGCATCCTCACTGTGCGCAATGTTGGTTATAAATTGGAGCGAAAATGA
- the vncS gene encoding sensor histidine kinase VncS, giving the protein MKRTGLFTKIFIYTFSIFSVLVICLHLAIYFLFPLTYLSHRQETIGQKATAIAQSLEGKDRQSIEQVLDLYSQTSDIKGTIKGEMTEDKLEVKDSLPLDTDRQTTSLFIEEREVTTQDGDTMTLQFLASMDLQKEAEQISLQFLPYTLLASFLISLLVAYIYARTIVAPILEIKRVTRRMMELDAQVRLRVDSKDEIGDLKEQINSLYQHLLTVIADLHDKNEAILQLEKMKVEFLRGASHELKTPLASLKILIENMKENVGRYKDRDHYLGVALGIVDELNHHVLQILSLSSVQELRDDREKIDLHQMTQSLVKDYALLAKERELQVDISLTHQQAYINPSVMKLILSNLISNAIKHSTPGGLVRIGEREGELFIENSSSPEEQEKLAQSFSENASRKVKGSGMGLFVVKSLLEHEKLPYHFETQGNQLTFFIRYPKVTQD; this is encoded by the coding sequence ATGAAACGAACGGGTTTATTTACAAAGATATTTATCTACACCTTCTCGATTTTTAGTGTTCTGGTTATTTGCCTTCATTTAGCTATTTATTTTCTTTTTCCTTTGACTTATCTGAGCCATCGTCAGGAAACCATTGGTCAGAAAGCAACAGCTATTGCCCAGTCCCTAGAAGGAAAGGATAGGCAGAGTATCGAGCAAGTCTTAGACTTGTATTCCCAGACTAGTGATATCAAGGGGACCATTAAGGGCGAGATGACCGAGGATAAGTTAGAAGTCAAGGACAGTCTTCCACTAGATACAGACCGCCAGACAACCTCCCTCTTTATCGAGGAGCGTGAGGTGACAACGCAAGACGGTGATACCATGACTCTCCAGTTTCTAGCTTCCATGGATCTGCAAAAGGAAGCAGAGCAAATTAGCCTCCAATTTCTCCCCTATACCTTGCTGGCATCCTTTCTGATTTCCCTCTTGGTGGCCTATATCTATGCTCGGACCATTGTTGCTCCGATATTGGAAATCAAGCGGGTGACCCGTCGGATGATGGAACTGGATGCTCAAGTACGGTTGCGCGTGGATTCTAAGGATGAGATAGGTGACCTCAAGGAACAAATCAATAGCCTTTACCAGCATCTCTTGACTGTCATAGCGGACTTGCATGACAAGAATGAAGCTATTCTCCAGCTAGAAAAGATGAAGGTCGAATTCCTACGGGGGGCTTCTCATGAATTGAAAACACCTCTGGCTAGTTTGAAAATCCTGATTGAAAACATGAAAGAAAATGTCGGTCGTTATAAGGACAGAGACCACTATCTGGGAGTTGCCTTGGGGATTGTGGATGAGCTCAATCACCACGTTCTCCAGATACTTTCTCTCTCGTCTGTACAAGAATTACGAGATGATAGGGAAAAGATTGACTTACACCAGATGACGCAAAGTTTGGTCAAGGATTATGCTTTACTAGCCAAGGAGAGAGAACTTCAGGTAGACATTAGCCTAACCCATCAGCAGGCCTACATAAACCCATCTGTCATGAAATTAATCCTATCGAATCTCATCAGTAATGCTATCAAGCACTCCACTCCAGGTGGCCTGGTTCGCATTGGAGAAAGAGAAGGAGAACTCTTTATTGAGAATAGCTCTAGTCCTGAAGAACAAGAAAAACTGGCCCAGTCTTTTTCTGAAAATGCTAGTCGCAAGGTCAAGGGTTCGGGGATGGGACTCTTTGTGGTCAAAAGTTTATTAGAACACGAGAAATTACCTTATCATTTTGAGACGCAGGGCAATCAATTAACCTTCTTCATACGTTATCCCAAAGTCACTCAGGACTAA
- a CDS encoding class II fructose-bisphosphate aldolase, which yields MAIVSAEKFVQAARDNGYAVGGFNTNNLEWTQAILRAAEAKKAPVLIQTSMGAAKYMGGYKVARNLIANLVESMGITVPVAIHLDHGHYEDALECIEVGYTSIMFDGSHLPVEENLKLAKEVVEKAHAKGISVEAEVGTIGGEEDGIIGKGELAPIEDAKAMVETGIDFLAAGIGNIHGPYPANWEGLDLDHLQKLTEALPGFPIVLHGGSGIPDEQIQSAIKLGVAKVNVNTECQIAFANATRKFARDYEANEAEYDKKKLFDPRKFLADGVKAIQASVEERIDVFGSEGKA from the coding sequence ATGGCAATCGTTTCAGCAGAAAAATTTGTCCAAGCAGCTCGTGACAACGGTTATGCAGTTGGTGGATTTAACACAAACAACCTTGAGTGGACTCAAGCTATCTTGCGCGCAGCAGAAGCTAAAAAAGCTCCAGTTTTGATCCAAACTTCAATGGGTGCTGCTAAATACATGGGTGGTTACAAAGTTGCTCGCAACTTGATCGCTAACCTTGTTGAGTCAATGGGTATCACTGTACCAGTAGCTATCCACCTTGACCACGGTCACTACGAAGATGCACTTGAGTGTATCGAAGTTGGTTACACTTCAATCATGTTTGACGGTTCACACCTTCCAGTTGAAGAAAACCTTAAATTGGCTAAAGAAGTTGTTGAAAAAGCACACGCTAAAGGTATCTCAGTAGAAGCTGAAGTTGGTACTATCGGTGGTGAAGAAGACGGAATCATCGGTAAAGGTGAATTGGCTCCAATCGAAGACGCTAAAGCAATGGTTGAAACTGGTATCGACTTCTTGGCAGCTGGTATCGGTAACATCCACGGTCCTTACCCAGCAAACTGGGAAGGTCTTGACCTTGACCACTTGCAAAAATTGACAGAAGCTCTTCCAGGCTTCCCAATCGTATTGCACGGTGGATCAGGTATTCCTGATGAGCAAATCCAATCAGCTATCAAACTTGGTGTTGCGAAAGTTAACGTTAACACTGAATGCCAAATTGCATTCGCTAACGCAACTCGTAAATTTGCTCGTGACTACGAAGCAAACGAAGCAGAATACGACAAGAAAAAACTCTTCGACCCACGTAAATTCTTGGCTGACGGTGTAAAAGCTATCCAAGCATCAGTTGAAGAACGTATCGACGTATTCGGTTCAGAAGGTAAAGCATAA
- a CDS encoding alpha/beta fold hydrolase, which translates to MKILKKWCIGLLSFILLFLVGIFIFHRISLEKEQASLTPMGKTVLVNGHKINVYVEGDGPETIVVLSGAGIASPILDFKEVSESLSKRYKVVIVERAGYGYSDDSNHSRDVIDVLSETRQALSQANVKGPFIILSHSMASLESLAWQEKYPDEVKTLVGLDWALPASYENLKQNQALITVAFWSSKIGLLRYFPESFYIKNPTLIESERKQYKFLAYKQLMSQAMLHESQTVKENAKKVPSNINPKIPTLLLVSNGQGTTFSQSEWQHYAETFASDQSNVKVIYMDAPHELYHYQSHELISRIKEFLENN; encoded by the coding sequence ATGAAAATACTGAAAAAATGGTGTATAGGGCTTCTTAGTTTCATTCTTTTGTTTTTAGTAGGGATATTTATCTTTCATCGTATCAGCTTAGAAAAGGAACAAGCCTCTCTAACTCCTATGGGTAAAACTGTTCTCGTTAATGGGCACAAAATCAATGTTTACGTTGAAGGGGATGGTCCTGAGACTATAGTAGTTCTCTCAGGTGCTGGTATTGCTTCTCCTATATTGGACTTTAAAGAAGTATCGGAATCCTTATCGAAACGGTATAAGGTAGTCATCGTGGAGAGAGCAGGGTATGGTTATAGTGATGATAGCAATCATTCAAGAGATGTGATAGATGTTTTGTCTGAGACGCGTCAAGCTCTTTCACAAGCAAACGTCAAAGGTCCTTTTATCATTTTATCTCATTCCATGGCTAGTCTTGAGAGTTTAGCTTGGCAGGAAAAATATCCTGATGAAGTGAAAACCTTGGTTGGGTTAGATTGGGCACTGCCAGCTAGTTATGAGAATTTAAAGCAAAATCAGGCCTTAATCACTGTGGCATTTTGGAGCAGCAAGATTGGCTTATTACGCTACTTCCCTGAGTCCTTTTATATAAAAAATCCAACTCTGATCGAAAGTGAACGAAAACAATATAAATTTCTAGCTTATAAGCAGTTGATGTCACAAGCCATGCTTCATGAATCCCAAACGGTAAAGGAAAATGCCAAGAAAGTTCCTTCAAACATTAATCCGAAAATTCCCACCTTACTACTGGTGTCTAACGGTCAAGGCACGACCTTTAGCCAATCAGAATGGCAGCATTATGCAGAGACATTTGCTAGTGACCAGTCTAATGTGAAAGTCATCTATATGGATGCGCCTCACGAACTTTATCATTATCAAAGTCATGAACTTATTTCTCGCATTAAAGAATTTTTAGAGAATAATTGA
- a CDS encoding histidine phosphatase family protein yields the protein MNNSYILLRHAHSKFSSDDFNRTLSEKGFSSLDQLEFLNSFNIDHYFSSPYKRAFETVNSSPIQFDKIVLDNRLRERKLSSTFIKDSEFEDSIKYLWQNPSKSLSEGESNQYALARVLNFLMELEERYSEKTILLSSHGNLIGILLHHFDSSFYYEKWEQMTFPDCFLIDRNGIVKRIMKD from the coding sequence ATGAATAATTCTTATATTTTACTTAGACATGCTCATTCAAAATTTTCAAGTGATGATTTTAATAGAACTTTGTCAGAAAAAGGATTTTCATCTCTTGACCAGTTAGAGTTTTTGAATTCTTTTAATATTGATCATTATTTTTCTAGTCCTTATAAACGAGCATTTGAAACGGTTAATAGCTCGCCAATTCAATTTGATAAAATAGTTCTTGATAATCGGTTACGGGAGCGAAAATTATCTTCAACCTTTATAAAAGATTCTGAGTTTGAAGACAGTATTAAATATTTATGGCAAAATCCCAGTAAATCTCTTTCAGAAGGGGAATCAAATCAATATGCACTAGCTAGAGTACTAAATTTTTTAATGGAATTGGAAGAGAGATACTCAGAAAAAACGATTTTACTTAGTTCACACGGGAATTTGATAGGAATACTACTACATCATTTTGATTCCAGTTTTTATTATGAAAAATGGGAGCAGATGACCTTTCCAGATTGTTTTCTAATTGATAGAAATGGGATTGTGAAAAGAATTATGAAAGATTAG
- a CDS encoding ABC transporter ATP-binding protein, with amino-acid sequence MAMIEVQHLQKNFVKTVKEPGLKGALRSFIHPEKQTFEAVKDLTFEVPKGQILGFIGANGAGKSTTIKMLTGILKPTSGFCRINGKIPQDNRQDYVKDIGVVFGQRTQLWWDLALQETYTVLKEIYDVPDSLFHKRMDFLNEVLDLKDFIKDPVRTLSLGQRMRADIAASLLHNPKVLFLDEPTIGLDVSVKDNIRRAITQINQEEETTILLTTHDLSDIEQLCDRIFMIDKGQEIFDGTVSQLKETFGKMKTLSFELLPGQSHLFSHYKGLPDMIIDRQGNSLNIEFDSSRYQSADIIKQTLSDFEIRDLKMMDTDIEDIIRRFYRKEL; translated from the coding sequence ATGGCAATGATAGAAGTGCAACATCTTCAGAAAAATTTTGTGAAGACTGTTAAGGAACCGGGCTTGAAGGGAGCTTTGCGCTCCTTTATTCATCCTGAAAAGCAGACCTTTGAAGCGGTCAAGGATTTAACCTTTGAAGTTCCAAAAGGGCAGATTTTAGGATTTATCGGGGCCAATGGTGCTGGGAAGTCAACCACCATCAAAATGCTGACAGGGATTTTAAAACCGACATCTGGTTTTTGTCGGATTAACGGCAAGATTCCCCAGGATAATCGCCAAGATTATGTCAAGGATATTGGGGTTGTTTTTGGACAACGCACCCAGTTATGGTGGGATTTGGCTCTGCAAGAGACCTACACGGTTTTAAAAGAAATTTACGATGTGCCAGATTCGCTCTTCCATAAGCGTATGGACTTTTTGAATGAAGTCTTGGATTTGAAGGACTTTATCAAGGATCCCGTGCGAACTCTTTCACTGGGTCAAAGGATGCGGGCGGACATTGCAGCTTCCTTGCTTCACAATCCTAAAGTTCTCTTTTTAGATGAACCGACCATTGGTTTGGACGTTTCGGTCAAGGACAATATTCGTCGGGCTATCACCCAAATCAATCAAGAGGAAGAAACAACCATTCTCTTGACCACTCATGACCTGAGCGATATTGAGCAACTCTGTGATCGGATCTTTATGATTGATAAGGGGCAGGAGATTTTTGATGGAACGGTGAGCCAACTCAAGGAGACCTTTGGCAAGATGAAGACTCTCTCCTTTGAACTGCTACCAGGTCAAAGTCATCTCTTCTCTCACTATAAAGGCCTGCCTGATATGATTATTGATAGACAGGGGAATAGCCTCAACATTGAATTCGATAGTTCTCGCTATCAGTCAGCTGACATTATCAAGCAAACCCTGTCTGATTTTGAAATCCGCGATTTGAAGATGATGGATACGGATATTGAGGATATTATCCGCCGCTTCTATCGAAAGGAGCTCTAA
- a CDS encoding ABC transporter permease: MVKLWRRYKPFINAGVQELITYRVNFILYRIGDVMGAFVAFYLWKAVFDSSQESLIQGFSMADITLYIIMSFVTNLLTRSDSSFMIGEEVKDGSIIMRLLRPVHFAASYLFTELGSKWLIFISVGLPFLSVIVLMKILSGQGILEVLGLTVLYLFSLTLAYLINFFFNICFGFSAFVFKNLWGSNLLKTSIVAFMSGSLIPLAFFPKVVSDILSFLPFSSLIYTPVMIIVGKYDASQMIQALALQFFWLFVMVGLSQLIWKRVQSFITIQGG; encoded by the coding sequence ATGGTCAAATTGTGGAGACGTTATAAACCCTTTATCAATGCAGGTGTTCAAGAATTGATCACCTATCGAGTCAACTTTATTCTTTATCGGATTGGGGATGTTATGGGTGCTTTTGTCGCTTTCTATCTCTGGAAGGCTGTCTTTGATTCTTCGCAAGAGTCTTTGATTCAGGGCTTTAGTATGGCAGATATCACCCTCTACATCATCATGAGTTTTGTGACCAATCTTCTGACTAGGTCAGATTCGTCCTTTATGATTGGGGAGGAGGTCAAGGATGGCTCCATTATCATGCGCTTGCTGAGACCAGTACATTTTGCGGCCTCTTACCTTTTCACCGAACTTGGATCCAAATGGTTGATTTTTATCTCTGTTGGACTGCCATTTTTAAGTGTCATTGTTTTGATGAAAATCTTATCTGGGCAAGGTATTCTAGAAGTGCTAGGATTAACTGTCCTTTACCTCTTTAGCTTAACTCTGGCCTATCTGATTAACTTTTTCTTTAATATCTGCTTTGGTTTTTCAGCCTTTGTGTTTAAAAATCTTTGGGGTTCTAACTTACTTAAGACTTCCATAGTGGCCTTTATGTCTGGCAGTTTGATTCCCTTGGCTTTCTTTCCAAAGGTTGTTTCAGATATTCTGTCCTTCCTGCCTTTTTCATCCTTGATTTACACTCCGGTCATGATTATCGTTGGGAAATACGATGCCAGTCAGATGATTCAGGCGCTCGCTTTGCAGTTTTTTTGGCTCTTTGTGATGGTGGGCTTGTCTCAGTTGATTTGGAAACGAGTCCAGTCCTTTATCACCATTCAGGGAGGTTAG